From the Salmo trutta chromosome 25, fSalTru1.1, whole genome shotgun sequence genome, the window TGCCTGTATTGATGCTGAGATGTTGACCGTTAATAAACAATAGTTAAgcagggcctcctgagtggcacagcggtctaatgtgctagaggcatcactagagGCGTCTAgtgctacagacccaggttcgatcccgggcagtatcacaaacggccgtgatcgggagtcccatagtccgacgcacaattggcccagtgccgtccgggttaggggagggtttggccggggggcctCGCTTTGAAAGAATCTGCCTGTCCCTGTTTTGCTGTAGGCTGCTGTGTGAGCCAGCCACTCTCACTCCCTCCCACTGTGGGCACAGAGAAATGGAATGATACAGATTAGTAAACAGCAATATCAGGCTGAAGCTCTACATTATTTGTTTTGTAGAATCTCAATGATGTTATAAGGTCCTTTAGGTGTTTTAAATATTAAAAAAACTGGATTAAACGTCATAGAAGTGTTATTATCATGTGACGTTTTCATTCAGGTCTCTCTGTTTAACTAaatgctgtttgtctttggcaggacAGAGACCAGACTCTTGCTCTGACAGCGGGAATAAtccttcaggggaaccagaccAAGAGAAGCCCAAACCAGCAAGACCACATCACTGCTCCCACTGCGGAAAGGGTTTTAGGTGGTTAGGGAAGCTGAAAGACCATGAAAGAATccacacgggagagaagccttaccattgcTCTCAGTGTGAAAAAAGTTTTATCCGGTTATGGGACCGGAATatgcatgagaggacacacacaggagagaagccttaccaatgCTCAAAGTGtgtaaaatgttttgctcagTTGAGGGGCCTGAAAATGCATGAACGGATacatacaggggagaagccttatcactgctcccagtgcgaaaatagatttttttcatcAGCGGGCCTGAAAAAACATGAGtggacacacacaggaataaAACCTTAcctctgctcccagtgtggaaaagaTTTTATCCATGCAGGTCAACTGAAAGATCATgagaaaatacacacaggagaaaagccgtaCCACTGCTCTCAATGTGGAAAGGGATTCATCAATGTATGGAACCTGAAAAAGCATGTAataatacatacaggagagaagccctaccactgctcccagtgtgaaaaGAGTTATACCCAATCAGGGGACCTTAAatcacatgagaggacacacacaggagaaaggccttaccactgttcccagtgtggTAAGAGCTTTACCCGCTTAAGGCAACTCAAAGAACACAAGAAtaaacacacaggggagaagccacaCCACTGCTTTCAATGTGGAAAGACTTTTACCCGATTAGGGCAACTGAAAGAACATAAAATGATACATACAGGAGAcaagcctttccaatgctcccagtgtggaaagc encodes:
- the LOC115162363 gene encoding zinc finger protein 883-like, which translates into the protein MTSYSPPASEEVCWMEKEALGLNIVVKEEEKNITAKGEEGAITITVKEEEKVAFMIKEEEDVTGKEDDAVFVVKEEEMTVTVIGVEEAFRVKEEEDVSVKEDDAVFGVKKEEEEMTVTVIEVEEAFRVKEEEDVSVKEEKDVFGMKGEIEELKEEGKTVTVKEEGEEKEETTFLINTRQRPDSCSDSGNNPSGEPDQEKPKPARPHHCSHCGKGFRWLGKLKDHERIHTGEKPYHCSQCEKSFIRLWDRNMHERTHTGEKPYQCSKCVKCFAQLRGLKMHERIHTGEKPYHCSQCENRFFSSAGLKKHEWTHTGIKPYLCSQCGKDFIHAGQLKDHEKIHTGEKPYHCSQCGKGFINVWNLKKHVIIHTGEKPYHCSQCEKSYTQSGDLKSHERTHTGERPYHCSQCGKSFTRLRQLKEHKNKHTGEKPHHCFQCGKTFTRLGQLKEHKMIHTGDKPFQCSQCGKRFIQLKSLKNHERTHTGEKPYHCSQCGKSFTKLGNLKVHKRIHTGEKPFQCSQCGKSFTQLGDLKRHKIIHTR